From a region of the Sander lucioperca isolate FBNREF2018 chromosome 8, SLUC_FBN_1.2, whole genome shotgun sequence genome:
- the LOC116048627 gene encoding Golgi reassembly-stacking protein 2: protein MGGSQSVDIPGGGTEGYHVLRVQENSPGHRAGLEPFFDFLISICDTRLNKDNDTLKELLKMNVEKPIKILLYSSKTLAVRETTVTPSNMWGGQGLLGVSIRFCSFEGANENVWHVLEVEPNSPAALAGLRSHTDYIIGADTIMNETEDLFSVVETHEGKELKLYVYNTDTDNSREVVITPNCDWGGEGSLGCGIGYGYLHRIPILPFGEGKNISFPAQTPSEPTKDGFTEVHLSAVIPTVPVAVSSSASTGLEQSLAGLSVSSNLTAVVSNLQTGAPTVPLSSHSPSSQSAPLSVNPAATLTGLMPFPGGLPPFPHLPNLNITLPDMGHVLPPGVGGLQHAGLPPLTQPGVVPGLTLPPSDFVLPPITANAVPAVTLDTTYPLSTIQMNSLLTRTPIPSSVASESINITMTADSS from the exons ATGGGAGGCTCTCAAAGCGTCGACATACCGGGTGGAGGAACTGAAGGCTACCACGTCCTCAGA GTGCAAGAGAATTCCCCCGGTCACCGTGCAGGACTGGAGCCATTCTTTGATTTCCTCATTTCCATTTGTGACACTAGACTG AACAAGGACAATGACACCCTAAAAGAGTTGCTGAAGATGAACGTGGAGAAGCCCATCAAGATACTGTTATACAGTAGCAAGACACTGGCAGTGAGGGAGACAACAGTCACACCCAGCAACATGTGGGGTGGCCAGGGGCTTCTGGGAGTCAGCATTCGCTTCTGCAGCTTTGAAGGAGCCAATGAAAATGTTTGGCATGTCTTG GAAGTGGAACCAAACTCTCCTGCAGCCCTGGCTGGTTTAAGGTCCCACACTGACTACATTATAGGAGCGGACACCATCATGAATGAG ACTGAAGATCTGTTCTCCGTGGTTGAAACCCATGAAGGGAAGGAGTTGAAGCTGTATGTTtacaacacagatacagacaacagCCGGGAGGTGGTCATCACTCCAAACTGTGACTGGGGTGGAGAGGGCAG TCTAGGATGTGGGATTGGCTATGGCTACCTCCACAGGATACCTATACTGCCATTTGGAGAGGGCAAGAATATCAGTTTCCCTGCACAGACTCCCAGTGAACCAACTAAAGATGGCTTCACAGAG GTCCATCTCTCTGCTGTTATTCCAACGGTTCCAGTTGCTGTGTCTTCTTCTGCTTCGACTGGATTAGAGCAGTCTCTCGCCGGCTTGTCAGTCAGCTCTAACCTGACCGCTGTCGTTAGCAATCTACAGACAG GAGCTCCTACCGTTCCACTGTCCAGTCACAGCCCCTCCTCACAAAGCGCTCCCTTGTCTGTCAATCCTGCTGCCACACTAACAG GTTTAATGCCCTTCCCTGGAGGTCTTCCCCCCTTTCCTCATTTACCAAATCTAAATATCACCTTGCCAGACATGGGCCACGTATTGCCACCTGGAGTTGGTGGTTTACAACATGCAG GTCTTCCACCGCTCACCCAGCCAGGTGTGGTCCCTGGTCTAACTCTGCCTCCGTCTGACTTTGTTCTTCCCCCAATCACTGCTAATGCAGTTCCTGCTGTTACACTGGATACAACATATCCCTTATCCACTATCCAAATGAACAGTTTACTGACGAGAACCCCTATCCCATCATCAGTGGCCTCTGAATCAATAAATATCACAATGACTGCAGACTCATCTTAG